A portion of the Manihot esculenta cultivar AM560-2 chromosome 2, M.esculenta_v8, whole genome shotgun sequence genome contains these proteins:
- the LOC110609336 gene encoding probable inactive ATP-dependent zinc metalloprotease FTSHI 3, chloroplastic encodes MATFSVVCNNGLLISKENLVHSGKAKPLRRYTSVCYNSVGAYTFSNSQNFMLSRNKFRSLHHGNSEVPLLGFCVSCKSQRGLSCHNNTGPLIMRGDRGNERRHLGKRVTTGLRKRFSLRLRPRLRLLMIRLKRVSVRSMLNDFGMFLRKNIKRLMLYSSISLALGICYLFLRLTTLPSPKIVPYSDLITSLQNDSVSKVLLEEGSRRIYYNTKSQGIENFKDAEERSPGIDVSNENAAGPAATGSIASTAGHKSNMDILKKFSGSRASTPEWKFSTRKIDHDEKFLLSLMREKGTVYSSAPQSALMSMRNTLITIISLWIPLTPLMWLLYRQLSAANSPARKRRPNNLMVSFDDVEGVDAAKVELMEIVSCLQGATNYQKLGAKLPRGVLLVGPPGTGKTLLARAVAGEAGVPFFSVSASEFVELFVGRGAARIRDLFSAARKCAPSIIFIDELDAVGGKRGRSFNDERDQTLNQLLTEMDGFESDMKVIVVAATNRPEALDPALCRPGRFSRKVLVGEPDEEGRKKILAVHLRGVPVEEDTDIICDLVASLTAGFVGADLANIVNEAALLAARRGGETVTREDIMEALERAKFGINDRHLTPNAISKELGKLFPWIPSILGRNDTGQDGLQGPMGYQTLS; translated from the exons ATGGCTACTTTTTCTGTTGTTTGTAATAATGGGTTATTGATTAGTAAAGAAAATTTAGTTCATAGTGGAAAGGCCAAGCCTTTGAGGAGATACACAAGTGTTTGTTATAATTCAGTGGGAGCTTACACTTTTAGCAATTCCCAAAATTTTATGCTTTCTAGGAATAAGTTTAGGTCGCTTCATCATGGAAATAGTGAAGTTCCTTTATTGGGGTTTTGTGTTTCTTGCAAGTCTCAACGTGGGTTATCTTGTCATAACAATACTGGGCCATTGATAATGAGGGGAGACAGAGGAAATGAACGAAGACATTTGGGAAAAAGAGTTACTACTGGTTTGAGAAAGCGATTTTCATTGAGATTGCGGCCAAGATTGCGGCTATTGATGATAAGATTGAAAAGAGTTTCAGTGAGGTCAATGTTAAATGATTTTGGAATGTTCTTGAGAAAGAATATAAAGAGACTGATGCTTTATTCTTCAATTTCTCTTGCACTGGGGATATGCTACTTGTTCTTGAGATTAACTACATTGCCATCTCCAAAGATTGTTCCATATTCGGATTTAATAACAAGCCTTCAAAATGATTCCGTTTCAAAAGTTTTACTCGAAGAGGGGTCTCGTCGGATTTATTACAACACAAAATCTCAGggcattgaaaattttaaagatgCAGAAGAAAGATCTCCAGGGATAGATGTTTCAAATGAGAATGCAGCTGGTCCAGCTGCAACAGGAAGTATTGCGAGTACTGCTGGCCACAAATCAAATATGGATATATTGAAGAAGTTTTCAGGGTCTCGAGCTTCTACTCCCGAGTGGAAGTTTTCCACTAGGAAAATAGACCATGATGAGAAATTTCTTCTTAGTTTGATGAGAGAAAAGGGAACCGTATATAGCTCAGCCCCTCAATCAGCATTGATGTCAATGAGGAATACATTGATAACCATAATATCTCTCTGGATCCCTTTAACTCCTTTGATGTGGCTTCTGTATCGTCAACTTTCTGCTGCTAATAGTCCTGCAAGAAAGCGGAGACCTAATAATCtgatggttagttttgatgatgtgGAGGGCGTTGATGCTGCTAAGGTGGAGCTTATGGAG ATAGTTTCATGCCTGCAAGGAGCTACAAACTACCAAAAACTGGGAGCAAAGTTACCTAGAGGCGTGTTGCTGGTTGGTCCCCCAGGAACAGGAAAAACATTGCTGGCCCGTGCGGTTGCTGGAGAAGCAGGAGTACCATTTTTCAGTGTTTCTGCCAGTGAATTTGTGGAGTTGTTTGTTGGAAGAGGAGCAGCTCGCATTAGAGATCTCTTTAGTGCAGCAAGGAAATGTGCTCcatcaattatatttattgatgaaCTTGATGCAGTTGGGGGGAAACGTGGTAGAAGTTTCAATGATGAGCGTGATCAAACACTGAATCAG TTGCTGACTGAAATGGATGGATTTGAGTCAGACATGAAAGTGATTGTTGTGGCAGCAACTAACAGGCCAGAAGCATTGGATCCAGCCCTTTGTAGGCCTGGTCGATTCTCAAGAAAGGTACTTGTGGGAGAACCTGATGAAGAAGGAAGGAAAAAGATATTGGCTGTTCATTTGAGAGGAGTTCCCGTAGAAGAGGACACAGATATCATTTGTGATCTAGTTGCTTCTTTGACAGCAGGTTTTGTAGGAGCTGATCTGGCAAACATTGTCAATGAAGCTGCTTTACTTGCTGCTCGGAGAG GTGGTGAGACTGTAACAAGGGAAGATATAATGGAAGCTCTTGAAAGAGCTAAGTTTGGGATCAATGATAGGCATCTGACGCCCAATGCAATAAGCAAGGAGCTGGGGAAACTCTTTCCATGGATACCCTCTATACTGGGAAGGAATGACACAGGACAAGATGGTTTGCAGGGGCCTATGGGTTACCAAACTCTGAGCTGA
- the LOC110609676 gene encoding EVI5-like protein, which produces MEKQRTDDHEPGPLPSPKKLDRFGFVKQELNNSPEGFTKGRSACEFGREERRIRKWRKMIGVGGSDWKHYVRRKSHVVKRRIRKGIPDCLRGLVWQLISGSRDLLLMNPGVYEQLVIYETSASELDIIRDISRTFPSHVFFQQRHGPGQRSLYNVLKAYSVFDREVGYVQGMGFIAGLLLLYMSEEDAFWLLVALLKGAVHAPMEGLYQAGLPLVQQYLFQFDQLVKEHMPKLGEHFTREMINPSMYASQWFITVFSYSFPFHLALRIWDVFLYEGVKIVFKVGLALLKYCHDDLVKLPFEKLIHALRNFPEDALDPDTLLPMAYTFKVSKRLEELKLEYDKKIGKIVQPPESGGNQKQ; this is translated from the exons ATGGAAAAGCAAAGAACAGATGACCATGAACCAGGGCCTCTCCCTTCACCAAAAAAATTGGACAGATTTGGCTTTGTAAAGCAAGAGCTTAACAATTCTCCTGAAGGCTTTACCAAGGGCAGGTCAGCCTGTGAATTTGGAAG GGAGGAAAGAAGAATAAGGAAATGGAGGAAGATGATCGGAGTTGGAGGAAGCGATTGGAAGCATTATGTTAGGAGGAAATCTCATGTGGTTAAGAGACGTATAAGGAAGGGAATTCCAGATTGTTTAAGGGGTCTTGTTTGGCAGCTGATCTCTGGAAGCAGAGACCTTCTGTTGATGAATCCTGGGGTTTATGAG CAATTAGTCATATATGAGACATCAGCATCAGAGCTGGATATAATTCGAGATATTTCTCGCACCTTCCCTTCACATGTTTTCTTCCAGCAGAGACACGGACCTGGTCAAAGGTCTCTCTACAATGTTTTGAAGGCTTACTCAGTCTTTGATAGAGAAGTTGGATATGTTCAG GGAATGGGTTTCATAGCTGGTTTATTGCTTCTCTATATGAGTGAAGAGGATGCGTTTTGGTTGTTGGTTGCATTACTGAAAGGAGCTGTCCATGCTCCAATGGAAGGCTTATATCAG GCGGGACTGCCCCTTGTACAACAGTATCTTTTTCAGTTTGATCAGCTAGTGAAGGAGCATATGCCAAAGCTGGGAGAGCATTTCACCCGAGAAATGATAAATCCGAGCATGTATGCAAGTCAGTGGTTTATAACTGTTTTCTCTTACTCTTTCCCATTCCATTTGGCTCTTCGAATTTGGGACGTGTTTCTATATGAG GGAGTTAAAATTGTTTTTAAAGTGGGTTTGGCTTTGTTGAAATATTGCCATGATGACTTG GTAAAATTACCCTTCGAGAAACTCATACATGCTTTGCGCAACTTTCCTGAGGATGCATTGGATCCGGATACATTATTACCAATGGCTTACACGTTCAag GTCTCCAAGCGATTGGAGGAACTGAAACTAGAGTATGACAAGAAGATCGGAAAGATAGTTCAACCTCCAGAATCTGGTGGAAACCAGAAACAGTAG
- the LOC110608982 gene encoding uncharacterized protein LOC110608982, translating into MLNPRLVDSMQRSKLAVNSSSSAEKSREFTPAHFLTETVRPAEAQIGQQLHVDAEHSERVKEVLVVSGRMNSEQNTEPVVQQAQSTESLGSGKASSSQGPGFDLQEHIINTFGPDVSVVNNKNVSDILARSCVLDSDKKIFDKLEAVDLERTVQNLAFQVKLSSSSEPFFCSCCNLNFLQMIAASALLRQNNEALILPLKLVPGSWRKLRKRRR; encoded by the coding sequence atGTTGAATCCTCGTTTGGTTGATTCTATGCAAAGAAGCAAACTAGCTGTAAACAGTAGTTCTTCTGCTGAGAAAAGTAGAGAGTTTACTCCTGCTCATTTTTTAACTGAAACAGTTCGGCCTGCTGAAGCTCAAATTGGTCAGCAGCTGCACGTTGATGCAGAACACTCTGAGCGTGTCAAAGAAGTGCTTGTGGTTTCCGGTCGAATGAATTCTGAGCAAAATACTGAGCCTGTTGTTCAACAAGCTCAATCAACGGAGTCTCTAGGTTCGGGCAAAGCCAGCAGTTCCCAAGGACCAGGATTTGACCTGCAAGAACATATTATAAATACATTTGGTCCGGACGTGTCTGTGGTCAATAACAAGAATGTCAGTGATATTTTGGCACGCTCTTGTGTGCTCGATTCGGACAAGAAAATTTTTGATAAACTTGAGGCTGTTGACTTGGAAAGAACTGTGCAGAATCTCGCATTTCAGGTCAAATTATCTTCCTCTTCTGAGCCTTTTTTTTGTAGTTGTTGTAACTTAAATTTCTTGCAGATGATAGCTGCTAGTGCGTTGCTGAGACAGAACAACGAGGCACTAATTCTTCCACTCAAGCTTGTGCCAGGGAGTTGGAGAAAGTTAAGAAAGAGAAGGAGGTAG
- the LOC110609675 gene encoding S-adenosylmethionine decarboxylase proenzyme produces MALPFSAIGFEGYEKRLEISFSEPGYFADPRGMGLRALSKSQLDEILKLAECTIVDSLSNDRVDSYVLSESSLFVYPYKIIIKTCGTTKLLLSIPAILELADTLSLTVRSVRYTRGSFIFPGAQSFPHRSFSEEIAVLDGHFSKLGLNSIAYAMGNPDKSQKWHVYSASVDSGCNSCSAYTLEMCMTGLDRDRASVFHKTQSTSAAVMTEESGIRKILPESDICDFDFDPCGYSMNAIEGDAISTIHVTPEDGFSYASFEAVGYNFKDINLSQLLERVLVCFEPTEFSIALHSGLLHDELGKKLSLDVKGYCCGERNYEELGKGGTIIYQSFVRNNDCASPRSILKCCWSEDEKDEEVEEK; encoded by the coding sequence ATGGCCTTGCCTTTCTCTGCTATTGGATTTGAAGGTTATGAAAAGAGGCTCGAAATATCCTTTTCTGAGCCTGGATACTTTGCTGACCCAAGAGGAATGGGCCTCCGCGCTCTGTCCAAATCTCAATTAGATGAGATTCTCAAACTAGCTGAATGCACCATTGTTGATTCGCTTTCAAATGATCGTGTTGATTCTTATGTTCTTTCAGAATCTAGTCTCTTTGTGTATCCGtacaaaattatcattaaaacctGTGGGACTACCAAATTGCTTCTTTCAATCCCAGCAATTCTGGAATTGGCTGATACTCTTTCACTCACTGTACGTTCTGTGAGGTATACTCGTGGGAGCTTCATATTTCCTGGGGCTCAGTCGTTTCCACATCGTAGCTTCTCTGAGGAAATAGCTGTTCTTGATGGCCATTTTAGCAAGCTTGGTTTGAATAGCATAGCATATGCGATGGGCAATCCTGACAAAAGCCAAAAATGGCATGTATACTCTGCTTCTGTTGATTCTGGTTGCAACTCGTGCAGTGCCTACACTCTTGAAATGTGCATGACTGGCTTGGACAGGGATCGAGCATCTGTTTTCCACAAAACACAATCCACTTCAGCTGCTGTGATGACTGAAGAATCTGGTATTAGGAAGATACTCCCAGAATCTGATAtttgtgattttgattttgatccgTGTGGTTACTCCATGAATGCCATTGAAGGGGATGCAATATCTACCATTCACGTCACTCCAGAAGATGGTTTTAGCtatgcaagttttgaagctgtGGGCTACAACTTTAAAGATATCAATTTGTCTCAGCTACTTGAAAGGGTTTTGGTATGCTTTGAACCAACTGAGTTCTCCATTGCTCTTCATTCTGGATTATTACACGATGAACTGGGAAAGAAGCTATCTCTGGATGTGAAGGGATATTGCTGTGGAGAGAGGAACTATGAAGAGCTTGGGAAGGGTGGAACAATAATCTACCAGAGTTTTGTAAGAAACAATGACTGTGCGTCTCCCAGGTCAATCCTGAAATGTTGTTGGAGCGAGGATGAGAAGGACGAGGAAGTTGAAGAGAAATAG